One stretch of Rana temporaria chromosome 10, aRanTem1.1, whole genome shotgun sequence DNA includes these proteins:
- the LOC120915139 gene encoding 39S ribosomal protein L52, mitochondrial-like: MAAPLLVTCKRRGVPRTSVLCTFKRNLQNSAVLFAGQDWRKQHGFARRDSEYGPLTDLPDWSFADGRPAPLWKGQIRRLEENKALASRIVLLSNEIDEGMKWSEKQEDLEQQKHFKQKTKLKSKSLFNKTPSSK, encoded by the coding sequence ATGGCGGCGCCCTTGCTGGTGACATGCAAGCGGCGAGGTGTGCCCAGGACATCTGTATTATGCACATTTAAAAGAAACTTGCAGAACAGTGCTGTGCTCTTTGCAGGGCAAGACTGGAGAAAACAGCATGGTTTTGCTCGCAGGGATTCAGAGTATGGACCCTTGACAGACCTTCCAGACTGGAGCTTTGCAGATGGACGTCCAGCCCCACTGTGGAAAGGCCAGATCAGGAGACTAGAGGAAAACAAGGCTTTGGCTAGCCGAATTGTTCTTCTCAGTAATGAAATTGATGAAGGAATGAAGTGGTCTGAGAAACAGGAGGACCTCGAACAACAAAAGCATTTTAAACAGAAGACCAAACTGAAGTCTAAGTCATTATTTAATAAAACACCAAGCTCTAAATAA